Proteins from one Ranitomeya variabilis isolate aRanVar5 chromosome 1, aRanVar5.hap1, whole genome shotgun sequence genomic window:
- the LOC143779956 gene encoding uncharacterized protein LOC143779956 isoform X5: MGRVEFFALWSVLEAPRQFISKGGRRSFQLLLPLPLPQYLFVFGLGDWDSYSGDSCVVAELLAGSMQPQCIGLLSAECRSLVWDGEWSLDIVKECTRLTMQGMPAKLCLTVSGKGYKGLGFSSSTPARRISIGPPSSPMLSESTIAHVRVLEEKGYSAEVVQRASCAILKDSPPRSLPSKDAGARSQDPFCQRANIVPRNPRRLRFGSKGSEDGTAGAVCPSGRWGHSVCLCDPETAVLIGGEGANEKSSPDSLWKLELDSDFWFQMDGLCSAPQCSRGHTATFDPESKKVYVYGGMWEKSWLRNVYVLDTQDWKWTLLAVGADSGVCTNVLYIFNPEYKIWYQPIVEGERPLPRYGHSATLLGNRLVLFGGRRAPSPVYLNDVHILDLGYMEYTAVVYPSLSERPSPRCFHAAMQVSEHKVLVHGGCSGSGSLTDTFIFNLGTLSWSPIRFGGIPQMPRAGHTLLNLSSSSLTDSDKEECKRRSLIQVLVIGGSDGAGTFYSDYPKVQVDLSV; encoded by the exons ATGGGTCGGGTGGAGTTCTTTGCTCtctggtcggtgttggaagctccaagGCAGTTCATAAG TAAGGGTGGTCGGAGGAGTTTCCAGCTGCTCTTGCCGCTGCCGCTTCCGCAGTACCTCTTCGTGTTCGGTCTGGGTGACTGGGATTCATATTCTGGAGATTCCTGTGTTGTGGCAGAGCTGTTGGCAGGGTCGATGCAGCCGCAGTGTATAGGACTCCTATCCGCTGAGTGCAG GTCCCTGGTCTGGGATGGTGAATGGAGTCTGGACATTGTCAAGGAGTGCACCAGATTAACCATGCAAGGAATGCCAGCCAAACTGTGCCTCACTGTGTCCGGGAAG GGATATAAAGGTTTGGGTTTCAGTAGCAGTACCCCTGCCAGGAGGATCAGTATTGGACCACCCAGTAGTCCGATGTTATCAGAGAGCACGATTGCCCACGTGAGAGTGCTTGAG GAGAAGGGTTACAGTGCGGAAGTGGTGCAGCGGGCATCTTGTGCCATACTAAAAGATTCCCCACCACGGAGTCTGCCCAGCAAGGATGCAGGGGCACGATCGCAGGACCCCTTCTGCCAGAGGGCAAATATTGTGCCCAGAAACCCCAGAAGACTCCGATTTGGTAGCAAAGGATCTGAAGATGGTACTGCAGGGGCAG TGTGCCCGTCAGGTCGATGGGGCCACAGCGTCTGCCTCTGCGATCCTGAAACAGCTGTTCTGATTGGTGGAGAAGGAGCCAATGAAAAGTCAAGTCCAGACTCACTGTGGAAGCTGGAGCTAG ACAGCGACTTCTGGTTCCAGATGGACGGTCTGTGCTCAGCTCCTCAGTGCTCCAGGGGACACACTGCAACCTTTGACCCTGAGAGCAAGAAAGTGTATGTTTATGGAGGCATGTGGGAGAAGAGCTGGCTCCGCAATGTGTACGTGCTGGACACGCAGGACTGGAAGTGGACGCTGCTGGCG GTGGGCGCTGATTCTGGAGTATGCACCAATGTCCTTTACATCTTCAACCCTGAATACAAGATCTGGTATCAGCCCATCGTGGAGGGCGAGCGCCCGCTGCCCCGATACGG TCACAGTGCTACGCTCCTAGGTAATCGCCTTGTCCTGTTCGGGGGTCGCCGGGCTCCGTCTCCGGTTTATCTCAATGACGTTCACATCCTGGACTTGG GTTACATGGAGTATACAGCGGTGGTCTACCCATCCTTGTCTGAGAGACCGTCCCCCCGCTG CTTCCACGCAGCCATGCAAGTGTCTGAGCATAAGGTCCTGGTCCACGGCGGTTGTTCTGGCAGCGGCTCCTTGACTGACACGTTTATCTTCAATCTGG GCACCTTGTCCTGGAGCCCCATAAGGTTTGGGGGAATTCCGCAAATGCCCCGTGCTGGTCACACACTGCTCAACCTAAGCTCCTCCTCCCTGACAGATTCCGACAAGGAAGAGTGCAAGAGGCGGAGCCTGATCCAGGTCCTCGTTATTGGAGGCTCTGATGGGGCTGGCACCTTCTACAGTGATTACCCCAAGGTTCAGGTGGACCTAAGTGTCTGA
- the LOC143779956 gene encoding uncharacterized protein LOC143779956 isoform X2, protein MGRVEFFALWSVLEAPRQFISKGGRRSFQLLLPLPLPQYLFVFGLGDWDSYSGDSCVVAELLAGSMQPQCIGLLSAECRSLVWDGEWSLDIVKECTRLTMQGMPAKLCLTVSGKGYKGLGFSSSTPARRISIGPPSSPMLSESTIAHVRVLEEKGYSAEVVQRASCAILKDSPPRSLPSKDAGARSQDPFCQRANIVPRNPRRLRFGSKGSEDGTAGAVCPSGRWGHSVCLCDPETAVLIGGEGANEKSSPDSLWKLELDSDFWFQMDGLCSAPQCSRGHTATFDPESKKVYVYGGMWEKSWLRNVYVLDTQDWKWTLLAAVGKVPTLCHHTASMYQRELYVFGGLCPQVGADSGVCTNVLYIFNPEYKIWYQPIVEGERPLPRYGHSATLLGNRLVLFGGRRAPSPVYLNDVHILDLGYMEYTAVVYPSLSERPSPRCFHAAMQVSEHKVLVHGGCSGSGSLTDTFIFNLGTLSWSPIRFGGIPQMPRAGHTLLNLSSSSLTDSDKEECKRRSLIQVLVIGGSDGAGTFYSDYPKVQVDLSV, encoded by the exons ATGGGTCGGGTGGAGTTCTTTGCTCtctggtcggtgttggaagctccaagGCAGTTCATAAG TAAGGGTGGTCGGAGGAGTTTCCAGCTGCTCTTGCCGCTGCCGCTTCCGCAGTACCTCTTCGTGTTCGGTCTGGGTGACTGGGATTCATATTCTGGAGATTCCTGTGTTGTGGCAGAGCTGTTGGCAGGGTCGATGCAGCCGCAGTGTATAGGACTCCTATCCGCTGAGTGCAG GTCCCTGGTCTGGGATGGTGAATGGAGTCTGGACATTGTCAAGGAGTGCACCAGATTAACCATGCAAGGAATGCCAGCCAAACTGTGCCTCACTGTGTCCGGGAAG GGATATAAAGGTTTGGGTTTCAGTAGCAGTACCCCTGCCAGGAGGATCAGTATTGGACCACCCAGTAGTCCGATGTTATCAGAGAGCACGATTGCCCACGTGAGAGTGCTTGAG GAGAAGGGTTACAGTGCGGAAGTGGTGCAGCGGGCATCTTGTGCCATACTAAAAGATTCCCCACCACGGAGTCTGCCCAGCAAGGATGCAGGGGCACGATCGCAGGACCCCTTCTGCCAGAGGGCAAATATTGTGCCCAGAAACCCCAGAAGACTCCGATTTGGTAGCAAAGGATCTGAAGATGGTACTGCAGGGGCAG TGTGCCCGTCAGGTCGATGGGGCCACAGCGTCTGCCTCTGCGATCCTGAAACAGCTGTTCTGATTGGTGGAGAAGGAGCCAATGAAAAGTCAAGTCCAGACTCACTGTGGAAGCTGGAGCTAG ACAGCGACTTCTGGTTCCAGATGGACGGTCTGTGCTCAGCTCCTCAGTGCTCCAGGGGACACACTGCAACCTTTGACCCTGAGAGCAAGAAAGTGTATGTTTATGGAGGCATGTGGGAGAAGAGCTGGCTCCGCAATGTGTACGTGCTGGACACGCAGGACTGGAAGTGGACGCTGCTGGCG GCGGTGGGGAAGGTGCCCACATTGTGCCATCACACAGCCTCCATGTACCAGCGGGAGCTCTATGTGTTTGGGGGTCTGTGTCCACAGGTGGGCGCTGATTCTGGAGTATGCACCAATGTCCTTTACATCTTCAACCCTGAATACAAGATCTGGTATCAGCCCATCGTGGAGGGCGAGCGCCCGCTGCCCCGATACGG TCACAGTGCTACGCTCCTAGGTAATCGCCTTGTCCTGTTCGGGGGTCGCCGGGCTCCGTCTCCGGTTTATCTCAATGACGTTCACATCCTGGACTTGG GTTACATGGAGTATACAGCGGTGGTCTACCCATCCTTGTCTGAGAGACCGTCCCCCCGCTG CTTCCACGCAGCCATGCAAGTGTCTGAGCATAAGGTCCTGGTCCACGGCGGTTGTTCTGGCAGCGGCTCCTTGACTGACACGTTTATCTTCAATCTGG GCACCTTGTCCTGGAGCCCCATAAGGTTTGGGGGAATTCCGCAAATGCCCCGTGCTGGTCACACACTGCTCAACCTAAGCTCCTCCTCCCTGACAGATTCCGACAAGGAAGAGTGCAAGAGGCGGAGCCTGATCCAGGTCCTCGTTATTGGAGGCTCTGATGGGGCTGGCACCTTCTACAGTGATTACCCCAAGGTTCAGGTGGACCTAAGTGTCTGA